The following DNA comes from Geobacter sp..
GAAAACGGCAATCCAGTGAACGTGTGCCGTCCGAATCTCAACCATTTTTGCCTCTCTACCGGCAAGGCTGAGTGGGAATTGCTCCGGAAACGGCTTGCAGACAATGGCATAGCGATCGATGATGGCCCGGTGAAACGCTGGGGTGCACATGGGACGGGAATATCGATCTATTTTCGCGATCCCGAACAGAATGTCATAGAAGTGCGTTATTATGAAACTGACGACGTGGACAAGCCGTGCATGCTCAATTCATAGCGGCGCACCTGCGGGTTAATTCGGGGAACGGTAAGAGAGGCGGCCAATCGGCCGCCTTAAGTTTGTAGACCATTTCCACACATTCAACCGCGTCGCGCCGCTTCTATGGCTGCGATGTCGATCTTTTTCATCTGCATCATCGCATCGAACGCCCGCTTGGCGGCGGCGGGATCGGGATCGCTTATGGCTTCCATCAGAGCGATCGGCGTAATCTGCCACGATAATCCCCATTTGTCCTTACACCAGCCGCACTCACCCTCCTCGCCACCATTGCCGACAATGGCGTTCCAGTAACGATCCGTTTCGGCCTGGTCTACGGTTGCAACCTGAAACGAGAATGCCCAGTTGTGCGTGACCTCGGGGCCGCCATTAAGCCCGACGCAGGGAATCCCCATGACGGTAAACTCGACCGTCAGCACGTTTCCTTCATTTCCGGACGGATAGTCACCCGGTGCGCGGAGTATCGCGCCCACGGTTGAATCGGGAAAGGTTGCGGCATAAAACCGCGCCGCCTCTTCTGCGTCGCGGTCGTACCAAAGGCAAATAGTGTTCTTTGCGTGCGTTGCCATGTCACGTCTCCTTCATGATGCGCCGCTTTGATAAAGGTGTCGGTGGAGAGCGGTCAGTGTACCGAGCCCGTAACGATTTCTCTGTCATCTCCATTTTATGCCCTTTGGTGAATATATGCATATAAAGTTTCCCGTGAGTGGGCGGCGGGGTCTGGTGAAGGAATACAGGGGCACCTTGCCTATTCCTGCTTGACGACGCAGCCCTGCGGGAGTAATTTCTCTCCATAATTCAAAAAGCCGCATAATCCCCCCCGGAAGACCCCACCATGCTACCCGGCGCGGCACAGCGCGGCAGTAACCCGAATAACGACAGCCAACTCGGCCGGCAGCTTCGTGTCCGGCAACAGTTCACGGGAGGTAGACGATGCAGGTCATCGGCATCAACGGCAGTCCCCGCAAACAATGGAACACGGCAACTCTGGTGGCAAAGGCCCTGGAGGGGGCCGCATCGCAAGGGGCTGAGACGGAACTCGTCCACCTGTACGACCTGGACTTCAAGGGGTGCACGAGCTGTTTCGCCTGCAAGACCAGGGGAGGGAAGAGCTATGGCCGCTG
Coding sequences within:
- a CDS encoding VOC family protein, with protein sequence MKFKMDHIVINTVDIEAMLHFYTNILELPGERIDEFHDHQVPFPSVRITADSIIDLFPKRLWENGNPVNVCRPNLNHFCLSTGKAEWELLRKRLADNGIAIDDGPVKRWGAHGTGISIYFRDPEQNVIEVRYYETDDVDKPCMLNS
- a CDS encoding VOC family protein, translating into MATHAKNTICLWYDRDAEEAARFYAATFPDSTVGAILRAPGDYPSGNEGNVLTVEFTVMGIPCVGLNGGPEVTHNWAFSFQVATVDQAETDRYWNAIVGNGGEEGECGWCKDKWGLSWQITPIALMEAISDPDPAAAKRAFDAMMQMKKIDIAAIEAARRG